GTTAAATGTCTAGTACTTGTGGTTGTTGAGCACTGTGGTTATGTTCAACGCCAGCGTAAACTTTAAGTTTACGGTACATAGCACGACCAAGAGGACCACGTGGAAGCATACCTTTAACAGCTAATTCAATAACCATTTCAGGTTTACGATCAATCAGTTTCTCGAAAGAAATAGATTTTAGACCGCCTGGGAACTCTGAGTGGCGGTAGTAGATCTTGCCAGCTGCTTTGTTACCAGTTACGCGAACTTTCTCTGCGTTGATAACGATGATGTAATCACCAGTATCTACGTGAGGAGTGTATTCTGCTTTATGCTTGCCACGTAGGCGAGATGCGATTTCAGTTGCGATACGACCAAGAGTTTTCCCTTCAGCGTCTACAACATACCAGTCACGCTTTACAGCGGCTGGTTTAGCAACGAAAGTTTTC
The Aliivibrio salmonicida LFI1238 genome window above contains:
- the rplM gene encoding 50S ribosomal protein L13 codes for the protein MKTFVAKPAAVKRDWYVVDAEGKTLGRIATEIASRLRGKHKAEYTPHVDTGDYIIVINAEKVRVTGNKAAGKIYYRHSEFPGGLKSISFEKLIDRKPEMVIELAVKGMLPRGPLGRAMYRKLKVYAGVEHNHSAQQPQVLDI